In the Epinephelus fuscoguttatus linkage group LG10, E.fuscoguttatus.final_Chr_v1 genome, AAGTTTCCTACTGTAGCCTAGCCATACGGCAGTTCAACATGTACTGAAATACGAAACAAATATCGATCTAGGCCTCAAAAATTGACAGTTAATTGAATCAGCACCAGGCATACACAGTGTGTAAATCAGCAAGGCAGCAACAGATTTGACTATTAAGCAAATTATTACTTCAGGACAAGAATCATGTTGGCCTAGCACGAAACACTGTAACATGTAGTAAggctctgtagcaccacaaGGCCAACTTTCTCCTCAcaattaaaacaggattgtctGCTGTGATACGCCTGCAGCCACAGGTCATGCGCCATGGCATCAGCTGTCTCCTCCAGCTGACTCTCCATCCACATGAGGCCCCGCAGACAGGGAATTGGTTTTCAGAGGGATGCCCTCCTCTTGACTTCCAGTGTcacctgaaaaagaaaaaaacccagaacAATGAAAACACTGTTACTTACTGTGAGTTTAATGAAATTAATATGATGACACAATTTGTCTGCAGAGGGATTTAAGTATGTCCCTGCTCCCTGTAAGTGTTGAAACAACATCTGCCATGGCTCAGTAACTCTGTTGTGTGTAGGATAAATCTGATGGTCAGTGCATTCCAGAAGTTTTTTGGTTGTAagtgttttgattttctttttgtcatgtCCATTTTTCCCAACCTGCTTTATGGTTCTTTCAGTCAGGGATTCCTGAATATCTTAAATTAatttctggattttttttttttcgataAAATAATACCAAATGAAGATGGGTGCACAGTGATAGCAAGTGcaaaaatatttctttatatttcttaAATAGATAAGTCACTGTTTTGGCAAAATATTTTCCAAATATTCTCATTAATTCTCATGTAAAGTGTCCACCTTTAATATTTCCTGAATTTTGCAATCCTAGCCTAGTACACTGAGACTAAACTGGTCTTTTCTGCTTCTttcatttcagattttttttgtgtatcaCTACATGAAATCTGATCCAAAGAAGAGTATGAGTAAGAGTAAGCGTAAAGTAAGAGTAAACATGTGAATGTCTTTGTTCGTCTGTTGGCTCTGTGATAGACTGGCAACCTGTATCCATGCCTTTTGCCTATGCAGTAATCTGTGTATCCTCCAGTCCCCTGGAAACCCTGATCAGGACAAAGTTGGTGTACACAGTGGTTaaagaaaataacagaaaaGAACAGGAGAGTTGAAAGAACTCCGTGGGAACTAAAATGCCTGTATAGCTCAGTCAAAGTGAAGTTTTGGAAAATGCTGCTGTACCTCCTTGCCTGCCGGCTGAAGCGTTGTTGTTGGCCTGGCCTCTTCTCTGAGCCCAGCGCAAACATTGGAATGGCCAGAAAAGCGGGTTCCCTCTATCCCTGGTATTATCTGAAAGGCAATAATAAGCGTTTAACAATTTGGCAGCTTATCTAAAGGCCTGATTGTTTCATGAATGCTCTCTTTGTAGCCATGCCTGGGAAGAAAAATGTGTGTAGAAATATGTGGTCTTGTGAGTGTTGTGGACTGACCTACATGGTGGAGTAATACAAATTACTACAGTGTTTAAAAATAGTCCTGCAGGGAACATACACTGTGACGGTGCTAATAACTTGGGTATCACTATAATAACTATTATATTCCTTTAGTTTCTATGGTTATCTAAATGAACTTCTCTCATCTCCAAATTCATTTCCATTTGGTGATAATTATGTAGATGACATCTTTATAGTAGGCTCGACATTAAAAGTGTCAAAATCTGTGGTTCACCATTTTTACGCTCAAATATTTCATGCAAATCTTCATGTTGCCCTGTTTAAACACACCACAGTCCAAACTTCATGTTGACAAATGGGGACGTGTTGTTGAGCAACTAAAACAGCACGTGTCTTAGCAAACAGAAAAGAAGAATAGTAgtcaaatgtctgctgtgaatgGATGTGTGTAAAACTACTTAAGGTGAATGTATGTTATTACACCTGCTGTTTGAGATGAGTATATGACTTTGCAGGCGTTTTTCTTGATGTTGAGCATTTTGTCCTCTGTCTCCGGGATGAAGCAGCCCACCCATATTGTCTCTGGTGACTGTTTGTGGAACACTGAGCGGATCAGACGCTCCAGGAGTTCAGCACATCGATGCGTCTCGACGCTCTCCTGCCTGGTGCGTATTAATCCAATCAGAGCCGGTCGGGCGATCCTGGCGCGTTTCGTGCGTGCCTTTACGTCCTTCAGCGTCTCTTTCAAGCACAGCTCGTTTGAAGTTTTGCTGATGAATGTCTGTCTGAAGATGAATATGATGACAGGAGAGTCTATGGTTCGCTTCAGGCTGTAAATGTTCGCCCTCCTCGTTGCTATTCTCTGCGCGTTGCCATTGCGCGTTGGccgcttctccttctcctcgtCCTCTTCTAACGGGCAGGCTCTCAAATCCAAATCCTTGGGCCTCGCTATGAGAGGTATGTCATTGCCTTTGACAACCTCGCCGGAAATGGGGTTTCCACTTGCCGTGGTGTCGCCGTGGCTGCTTGACGGAGAGGTTTGGCGCTGCCCGTTGCTGTTCACCGGGCTGCTGCTGTGAAACATGTCACGGATGAACTCCTGCATTATTCCATTATCACCCCCGTCCGCCTCTTTGCTCTTACAGGCGTCGCTCACCAAATAAATCCTCTCTTTGCCTCCGATCAGAGCTATAATCCTCTGAAACTCCTTCTCCTCCTCGGGCACCGTGTCCTCCTGGAAGGCTGCGTCTGCCATCCTTGCGCAATTACGTCTGCGCGGATCCGTTTGTTTACAACGAGGCGTCAGGCCATTCACTCGCACCTCTGTGACCGGTGTAGTGCAGAAAACTTCCTCACGACCATCAAGAACACGAGCAGGGAGGGTGGGAATAAAGACTCAACGTCAATTTCTATTGGATGATCATTTTTAGTGGGCGGGGCCAACAGTGACACGCAGCACATGCTTGTTTCAAGGCACATGAAGTTAAATTTTAATGGATAATTAAACACAAAGATTTGAAATTAAACTGACTTTAACACAATCACACGCTATGACAACATAACATGGGCGTCAGGAAGACagaatacattcatttatcataTTGTTTTCCTCATAAATAATCCAAGAGATGGTGAGATTGGCGGTGGATGATGAAATCAGGGTGCAGAGGTCACTCTCTTTATTCCCACTATTCTCATTGAGAACACTCCAGCCTTCCCTCCAGTGTTGTAGAGTCCAGGCttctcaaacaaacaagaacaaaCAGAGGACAGTCATAAGCACCAACTTCAGCACAAGAGCTCCACTTGTCTAATCTTTTTCTGTATAATTGTTAAAACTGCTTCAGTGCTGTTTGACTTCTTTGTAAGATCAAAAATGCCTCTGACCCTTAAACCTCCCACTACAGCAACAGTCTGTGGAGTTCTCCAGACTCTAATCCTTTAATCCACCCAGGCCTgctctttaaattaaaaggtgCTGTTAGACTGAAATGCCACTGAGTTCATGAATTGAAATTTAATaactttgaaattaaaaaactcAAGCCTCTGAGTCTGCGTGGGATTGGCTCGTAGTTTACTGCTGACTGAGTGATAAACAGTAAAGTCTGATCAGAGCAAACAAAGAGGTTTACTGGGTCTTTGACCTTAGACTGGCTGAACTTTGATTAGCTGGGCTTAGTGTTTGTTGTTTGGCTTGTCTTCAAACAATCTCCATGTGCTTGCTTCACCATGCCGTTACACTCCAAATGACTAACAGAGGTAACTGCTGCTCTGTGTATTTACTTTCCAATGTGTCTTATATGCTAAATAAACACTgttgattttaatttaaatcttTTTCCCCCACCTATAATGATCTTAATTTTGTAGTTAATCATATCTACAATCCCTCCCAACGACAAGtgcaacttctttttttttttaaccacaagGAAAAGATGTTGCAGTTGACACTGAAATCATtcaactttttatgtttttaacaatTTGAAGCACACAATACACATCCTTATTCGGGTGTGTTGGATAACCCACTGACCTCTTTGTTCAGGGAGAGAAGGAGCTGAGGGTCAAGAAGTTCAGTTGGACCACTGAGAGTGACAAGGAGCCCCAGACGTACTGAAAAAAAAGTATCTCATATAAAATTGCATTATAGTGATAATACAAAACAAGCCATGGTGTTATTATCATCTTTGATCAGTAACATTTACTGAAATGGCTTCAGATTGCCAAGACCTGAGGAAAATATTTGTTGCAGACTGGGTTGTACTGGACCGACTGATATAttgctgattttgtttttaaatgaaatgtcagatatcaacattttgttttttgtatgctGACAGATGTTCACCAATATTTCACATGTTCAAATTAATCTTTTAACTTGGCAATACTGTACATCCCAGAGTtctttattctgctttatggaGTCGGGTCACATCAGTTTTTATGATGCAGCAACACAAAGTCCTTTCCTTTAGGAATCTTTAGAGTataacaaaagaaacacataagATAATTTCAGTGACGTTAGTGAAGATTTTAGTGTCCCATGATGGAGAGTTGTTGGTGGCTGACTACACACTCTGTGTCATTCTGCCCTCTTTCTCCTTCATGGCCACAGCTGCTATATTAAAAGTGTCTGTTCCTTGGCTATTATTGCAACATATACTGAGGAAGCTATATCGCCCTctaatattcaaatattttcaaatgtctcagtgtattgatttaaaaaatatattaaaaatgtgCTAAGACATgctaacaaaaaataaataagctcACAAATTGCCAATATCATTATTACTACTGGTTCTAATATTGTGGTATACTGCAGCTCtctgtgtggtttgtccaaATGTTGTCGCCGTACCCCAGCAGAAACTATTGATTTACAATCATGTCAAACGCTGTACTCtctattttgttattttcaatTGTATTAAAAAGGGGAACACTAGCATGTAATATGAGTGTTGGGTTAGTGTTACACTTTCAACTGTGATTGTTCTTGTAAAGTgttagtatgccataaaaatatcataaaaagtcatagtactaTAAAACTTTGATTAAAAGTCTGGAGGGTTGGGTTGCAGAAGGTGTAGGCTGCAAATGCCCCCCCCAGTGTTAAACAGGTGATTATGACCCTGGTTTGGACCTGTTCATCAGCATTTCTCTCTACCTGAgtactgtttttttctcttaaatcaCTCAACCCACAgcagttatcattattatcctaacttttttctcctgttttgaCATAGTGCAAACTTTACACCCATACAGGAATTATATAACtttaaatgaaacagtgattacTCACAGTACCTTTGGCACAAATGATTTCAGGTTTAAAAAGGCAgcacaaaacctgaaactcattcctttgctgccatcttgtggttaAATATTTGTATAGGGTACACCATCTGTCCCCACCACCAAACAGTGCTGTAGTGGGAGTTCATGAGGTAGGTGCACTACTAGGTAGCTTGGTAGGTTACAGAGGTGTAAATGGTGcactctcctatatattcccATGGCTTTTTAGCTAGATAGTGTAAACAACCAGAAAAataggtgggtataccctgtatacctgcATACACCCTCCACCAAAGGTTATACAGCAGTGTTACCATAGCACACTGTTTGCTAGAGCTGGTACGACTCAGATACTGCCTTTCTCAATTGACTAAAAGGAGGTAGACAAACTCTTGTGTAGAattctcttttttaaaatgctgcacAGTGTTGATGATTTTGCTTTGTGCTCATGTGACACTTCAGCAGAGTGAAACAAACTAAATATTTGCAAATAACACTTATCTCATTCACAGATAAGACTTTTTGATGTCATCATTTTGAGTTGAGTGATATAAGATGTGATAAAATCTCACCACCTGTTATTTTCTTGTCCGACACCAAGTCTCTGAGAGAAGACAGATGAGCTGCAGTTAGAAACTTTGGAGGCAAAGCAGAGTCGTCAGTGTCATTAGAGGAagagcttcttcttcttctactgacGTTGTTTTCTATCATGTTGGTGTCACGTGGAGTCTGCAGAGGCACTGACAAGTCTGTGGACACGTTACCAACAAGATAGGACATTTGATTATGATTTTCTAGTTTAAATACAGTTAAGAAATTAACTATATAACACGTGTGCTGATGAAATACGCTGATATTAACTTGGCCTTGGCAAGTacaaagaaacactgataaCCTGGAGTGAAGGAATGCTGCAGGAGTGGTTGATCCTCTGATGACCTGGAGGCGGCTCCTCTCTCTGATCCAGACTCTCCCCAGGAACCTGAGACATTTTGTGCAGTGTAAGTTTAAATCAACAGGACACCACTGCAAAACAGTTTCTTTAAATTTATGGAATTTCGTTGTGAACAGGTTAAAGACATTTGGAATTCAgatgagaaaacacacactgataacTTGTGTGCCTCCACTTTATTTTGTGATTTCCATTTCCAAGAACACAACTTTCTAACAGAAGAGAAATGTGAACTTCTTCCACATCTGTCAAAGCAGGGTTcggaaaaataaatacatggcTGACAGTAACTGGGATTTGCTGGTAACTACTGCTGTGCTTGCTTTGGCGAAACACAACTTGGCATATTTGATCctgaaaaatacataaattacaAATGGCTGCACAGTATTTTTAATGATTTActcttttaaaaaatcttaTTGTCAAATATAGTGAGAAACAATGCAAgttacatttatattacagataTTCTTACAAGAACAATAACTGCACTTGTGTTATAATATCACAATGTGGTGCTCAGCACTATCCCAACAGCATAAAAAGTTTAGAATTGTTATTTAATTGAccttatattatttttttaaattatccaAAATTAAATTGCTTACCAACAAATACAGCTCCAAGAAGCAGTAAGAAAAGCAAGCGACCATCTATGGTCCACCTCTTTAACTGCAGAGCCCCCAAACAAGCTGTCCCCTTTGTCATAGTGAGTAGAAAGGTAAGAGCAGCAGTGAAAGGTGTTTCTGGGACGAAATATCATAATGCCCTAGTTTTGTACaatacagaacagaacagaccTGGAACAACGGTATTACATTTCAGCCATGCTTTGTCTCTTCACAAAGGCTGTGACAGGTGGGAGTGGTGGTCCCATGTGGGGAGAAACACTAAAATGTAATACAATTTATCTGGAATACTTTATAATAAACATGAAT is a window encoding:
- the LOC125896455 gene encoding uncharacterized protein LOC125896455, coding for MADAAFQEDTVPEEEKEFQRIIALIGGKERIYLVSDACKSKEADGGDNGIMQEFIRDMFHSSSPVNSNGQRQTSPSSSHGDTTASGNPISGEVVKGNDIPLIARPKDLDLRACPLEEDEEKEKRPTRNGNAQRIATRRANIYSLKRTIDSPVIIFIFRQTFISKTSNELCLKETLKDVKARTKRARIARPALIGLIRTRQESVETHRCAELLERLIRSVFHKQSPETIWVGCFIPETEDKMLNIKKNACKVIYSSQTADNTRDRGNPLFWPFQCLRWAQRRGQANNNASAGRQGGDTGSQEEGIPLKTNSLSAGPHVDGESAGGDS